Below is a genomic region from Rubrobacter calidifluminis.
GCGGGTACTCGTTCCAAGCCTCAGAGCCGGGCAGGTGGTGATGGACAACCTCTTGGCCCATAAGGCAGAGAAGGTCAGGGAACTGATCGAAGCGAGGGGTTGCGAGATCCTCTACCTGCCGCCTTACTCTCCCGATCTGAAGCCCATCGAGGAGGCGTTCTCAAAGATAAAGGCCTTGTTGCGCAAAGCCTCAGCCCGCACCCGCGAGGCTTTGATCGAGACGATCGGAGCGGCGATCTCGGCGGTTAGCTCCGCAGATGCCCTCGGTTTCTTCGAGCATTGTGGCTACCGCAGTTCGGTTCAGCTTCTATGAAACTCGCTGTAGGAAAATCTGTGCTGGAGAGTTTCAGGTTGCGTGTCCGGCGGCATTGCATCCTGCCGTCACGCCTAGTCCCAACGCTGTGAGCAAGCCGTTGCCTGCTAGGTAACCTTTGGCGCCCCTTCCGCTTATTCCGACCGCCGTTCCTCCTCCGGCGTATAGCCTTCTTATGGGCCTTCTTGCTTTATCCAGCACACGGGCGTGGTTGTCGACAACCAATCCACCCTGAGTGTGAAAGAGGGCTCCGGCGACCCGGATTGCGTGAAAAGGAGGAGTGTTCAGAGCGCTTGCAAAGTGGCTCCTTCCCCATCGGTCGGGTTTCACGCCACGTCTTACCAGCCGGATTTCTTCGATAGTCTGGGTGAGCTGCGTTCGGGGCAGGCCGGTTGCGGAGGCTAGTGCATCGAGTGAGGGGGCGCTGATGATCCTGCCTGCATGGATCACTTCGTCGAACCTCGTGCCCAGCGATGCTTCATAGACCTGGTTATCCAGTATCTCCCAGGCCTCTCCACGGGGTTGTGAGAGAACCTCTTGAGCAAACTCGGAATACCCTCTGCTCTCGTCGCCGAATCGGTTACCCTCTCGATTCACCAGTACCGCACCGTTGACGATAAGGCCCCAGGTTACGAGTGGTCCATCGGGGGCTGCGACGGAGCCATGCCCCTGGTATGCGTCCATACAAGAGGTGGCGGCCCCGACTTCTATGCCCCAGCGTATGCCATCTCCGGTGTTGTTCTGGCATCCCGAGTAGGGAGCAGAGGCGATCTGCTCTCCCAGGTGTTCTCGTACCATCCAAGGGTTGGCCCCGAAGCCGTCCGAGGCGAGAATGACCGCCTGCGCCGTGACTATCTGCTCGGCCGTTCGCACACCATTGATACAGCCGCTCTCGTCTTGCACGAGGGCCTCGACCGGAGTGACGGTTCTGAGCTCTATACGAGGGTCGGAGTCGATGGCGGCCTGAAGCTGTTCGATCAGCTCAGCCCCGTATCCATGCGGGGGACCGTGCATCCTGAGGCGACTCATGCCAGGATACAGGAAGTCAGTGTGGCAGATGAGATCACACCCGACCTCATCGACGAGCCACTCGACGAGTCGTGCAGAGACCTGGCAGAGGTGCGTGACGATCGCGTGGTCCGCCTGACCGCCGTTCTTGGTCATTATGTCGCGCGCCATGAGCTCGGGCGTATCGTCCGTTATACCTGCTTCACGCTGGAAGCGAGTTCCGGCTGCCGGGATTAGACCCGTCGAGAGCGCGGTGTTACCGCCCGGTTTCTCGCCTTTTTCCAGCACCAGAACTCGCCGGGCTCCGCTCTTTGCGGCAGCAAGGGCTGCGACTATGCCGCATCCTCCGGCCCCGACGATGATCACCGGGTATTCCTGCCCGCGGCCGAACTTTCCGGGCATCACATACCCCTCTATTCTGCCGTTCTCTCAGGGAGCAATAAAGTGCGCACCTTCGACCGTGAGCGGACGGTGCATGTAGCTGCCCTCGGGATCTGCGACTATCTCCCCTTCGAGGAAGGCGGTCCTTCCCCGCAGCAGAGTTCGGCGAGGCCAGTGGGAGAGCGCCATGCCCTCGAACGGTGTGTACTCCTGAGCTGAGAGCAGAAGCTCGGGGGTAACCTCCCTGATGGTCTCCGAGTCGACGATTGCAAGATCTGCGTCCGCGCCCACCGCGATGAGACCTTTGCGCGGGGCGAGCCCGTAAGCGCGGGCCGGGTTTGTGGCCACCAGGTCTACGATGCGCTCGTAGGTGAGACCACGTCGGAGACCTTCGGTAAGCATAAAAGGGTACATGAGGGCCGTGCCGCCAAAGCCTGGCAACGCGCTCCAGAGCTCACCTTCCTTGTGCTCCTCCGAGCAGCAGGCGTGGTCCGAACACACCCAGTCGATATCCCCGCGTATCACCCCGTTCCAGAGCGCGTCGACGTCGGACTGGGCTCTTATAGGGGGGTTGACCTTCCCGCGCTGGTCGTTGTACGTCTCGTAGGTGAGCGCGAGGTGATGCAGGGTGGTCTCCAGCCGGGCGTCGAGGAGAGGGTTCTGCTTTTTGAGGTCAAGCGCGGCATCCAGGGCCTCCTCGCTGGAGAGGTGTAGCAGGTTGATCGGGCACCCCGTGTGACCGGCGAGCACGCTGACCTCTGCCACCGCGAGATGCTCGGTCAGGGTCGGGCGGGAGGCGCTGTAGGCTTCGAGACCCTCGAGCAATCCTTCCTGCCTCACCCTCTCGGTGAAGAGACGTATGAGCTCTGGCTGCTCGCAGTGGATGGAGAGCGAGATACGAGCCCCATCGCTGCGGGAGCTGTTGGCCTCGGAGACCTCTTCCATGATCTCGAAGAGATGGCCGAGGTCGTACTCGTCGCTCATAGTGTACCCGGCAGCGTCCCGCGAGGCACCGGAGAGATCAAGCCCCTTGTAGAACATGTAATACTT
It encodes:
- a CDS encoding FAD-dependent oxidoreductase, producing the protein MPGKFGRGQEYPVIIVGAGGCGIVAALAAAKSGARRVLVLEKGEKPGGNTALSTGLIPAAGTRFQREAGITDDTPELMARDIMTKNGGQADHAIVTHLCQVSARLVEWLVDEVGCDLICHTDFLYPGMSRLRMHGPPHGYGAELIEQLQAAIDSDPRIELRTVTPVEALVQDESGCINGVRTAEQIVTAQAVILASDGFGANPWMVREHLGEQIASAPYSGCQNNTGDGIRWGIEVGAATSCMDAYQGHGSVAAPDGPLVTWGLIVNGAVLVNREGNRFGDESRGYSEFAQEVLSQPRGEAWEILDNQVYEASLGTRFDEVIHAGRIISAPSLDALASATGLPRTQLTQTIEEIRLVRRGVKPDRWGRSHFASALNTPPFHAIRVAGALFHTQGGLVVDNHARVLDKARRPIRRLYAGGGTAVGISGRGAKGYLAGNGLLTALGLGVTAGCNAAGHAT
- a CDS encoding dihydroorotase, with protein sequence MDRMDSVILGGNAVLPGRGLVRADIGIKDGRICALAEQLSSGMAEEVIDARGMLVLPGAVDAHFHIGIYRGIEEDARSESASSLVGGVTSVISYFRTGHNYLEKSGPYSRIFPEVLRATQGNSYVDYGYHLAPMTKEHVREIDELIEKSGVCSFKYYMFYKGLDLSGASRDAAGYTMSDEYDLGHLFEIMEEVSEANSSRSDGARISLSIHCEQPELIRLFTERVRQEGLLEGLEAYSASRPTLTEHLAVAEVSVLAGHTGCPINLLHLSSEEALDAALDLKKQNPLLDARLETTLHHLALTYETYNDQRGKVNPPIRAQSDVDALWNGVIRGDIDWVCSDHACCSEEHKEGELWSALPGFGGTALMYPFMLTEGLRRGLTYERIVDLVATNPARAYGLAPRKGLIAVGADADLAIVDSETIREVTPELLLSAQEYTPFEGMALSHWPRRTLLRGRTAFLEGEIVADPEGSYMHRPLTVEGAHFIAP